A stretch of the Desulfobacter sp. genome encodes the following:
- a CDS encoding SCP2 sterol-binding domain-containing protein, whose protein sequence is MSEETRDNRVADIFATMEDRVIPEGVAGISANFGYVITGENGGKWTVCVNNGEVRVVEGIVDPHVTTTCADTDWIDITLGKLDGMTAFSSGKLKVEGDLDILTKAARFFQKYSPPGAQEDGEELLVLKQVFSIPQTFSTGPVMGRFLNALKEKKILANKCPSCNRLQIPPREVCAECVVSCEEFVEIGPEGIISTPDVAYYASPDPLTGETRENPYCSCHFLLDGCRDHETMWHELKAEDIPRAKRGVRVRPVWNDVRVGTVTDIKYFEIIDD, encoded by the coding sequence ATGAGTGAAGAAACAAGGGACAATCGGGTTGCTGATATTTTTGCCACCATGGAAGATCGGGTCATTCCCGAGGGGGTTGCAGGGATAAGCGCCAATTTCGGATATGTTATTACAGGAGAGAACGGGGGCAAGTGGACGGTCTGCGTGAACAACGGCGAAGTAAGGGTGGTTGAGGGGATTGTGGATCCCCATGTCACCACCACCTGTGCCGATACGGACTGGATCGACATTACCCTGGGCAAGCTGGACGGGATGACGGCCTTTTCCTCGGGCAAGCTTAAGGTGGAAGGCGACCTGGACATTTTGACCAAAGCTGCCCGGTTTTTTCAAAAATACAGCCCTCCGGGGGCACAGGAAGATGGGGAAGAGCTTTTGGTGCTCAAACAGGTGTTTTCCATTCCCCAGACCTTTTCCACAGGACCTGTCATGGGCCGGTTTCTCAATGCCCTTAAAGAGAAGAAGATCCTGGCAAACAAGTGTCCCTCCTGCAACAGGCTCCAGATTCCGCCTAGGGAGGTCTGTGCCGAGTGCGTGGTCTCCTGCGAGGAATTTGTTGAGATCGGGCCTGAAGGGATTATTTCAACCCCGGATGTGGCCTATTATGCCAGCCCGGATCCTTTGACCGGGGAAACCCGGGAAAACCCCTATTGCTCCTGCCATTTTCTTTTGGACGGCTGCCGCGATCACGAGACCATGTGGCATGAGCTCAAGGCTGAAGATATTCCCAGGGCCAAAAGAGGGGTGAGGGTCAGACCGGTGTGGAACGATGTCCGGGTGGGCACGGTAACGGATATCAAATATTTTGAAATCATTGATGACTGA
- a CDS encoding PHP domain-containing protein has translation MHLKGGLHIHTTCSDGELTIVQAIRVYERLGFDFIALTDHDFLMKKECYKDVAAVKTDMIVFCGVEKTVFDKGYVHINQISGPKETLNIFNHPSELDLPLGRVIERITGLVQTHPIDAVEVTSKGFRFPEYETDQLPFPKVATDDSHNRL, from the coding sequence GTGCATTTAAAAGGCGGCCTGCATATCCATACCACCTGTTCGGACGGGGAGCTGACCATTGTCCAGGCCATTCGGGTATACGAGCGGCTGGGATTTGATTTTATCGCCCTGACCGACCATGATTTTCTCATGAAAAAAGAGTGTTACAAAGATGTGGCTGCCGTTAAAACCGACATGATCGTTTTTTGCGGTGTTGAAAAAACCGTGTTTGACAAGGGGTATGTCCACATCAACCAGATCAGCGGCCCCAAAGAAACCCTGAATATTTTCAACCATCCTTCGGAACTGGACCTGCCCCTGGGCCGGGTGATTGAACGGATCACGGGGCTGGTCCAAACCCATCCCATAGATGCCGTGGAAGTCACATCCAAGGGGTTTCGTTTTCCTGAGTATGAAACCGATCAGCTTCCCTTTCCCAAGGTGGCCACGGATGATTCTCACAACCGTCTATGA
- a CDS encoding 3-keto-5-aminohexanoate cleavage protein, giving the protein MAENVIITAALSGAGTFKNNNPAVPYTPEEFAQEAAKCYEAGAAMVHVHARQEDGMPTHEVALIKETHDAIKERTPELIVNLSSAVGMGKTAEQRITQIIEIRPEMASLNTNTMNFGLLDRKSRQILVDYVFENTFTMLQDFGKAMAENNVTPEIEIYDMGGLDNTLLIGRQGIFSNPMNFNFVWGVAGGQAFRPDAFMALYHALPDNCNFTTCGVGTAEFPCIMQSCMLGGHMRVGLEDNVRMPDGELAKGNYELVECAAKVAGLLGRPVATPDQAREIMGIGK; this is encoded by the coding sequence ATGGCTGAAAACGTAATCATTACCGCGGCCCTCTCAGGTGCCGGCACCTTTAAGAACAATAATCCTGCAGTGCCGTATACACCGGAAGAATTTGCTCAAGAAGCGGCCAAGTGCTACGAGGCCGGGGCTGCCATGGTCCATGTCCATGCCCGGCAGGAAGACGGGATGCCCACCCATGAGGTGGCCTTGATCAAAGAAACCCATGACGCCATCAAGGAGAGGACCCCGGAACTCATCGTCAATTTAAGCTCTGCCGTGGGCATGGGCAAGACGGCTGAACAGCGGATCACCCAGATTATAGAGATCCGGCCGGAAATGGCTTCCTTAAACACCAATACCATGAATTTCGGGCTGCTGGACCGCAAGAGCAGGCAGATCCTGGTGGACTATGTGTTTGAAAATACCTTTACCATGCTCCAGGATTTCGGCAAGGCCATGGCGGAAAATAATGTCACCCCTGAAATTGAAATTTACGACATGGGCGGGCTGGACAATACCCTTCTCATTGGCCGGCAGGGGATTTTTTCCAACCCCATGAATTTTAACTTTGTCTGGGGCGTGGCCGGGGGCCAGGCGTTCAGGCCCGATGCCTTTATGGCCCTTTACCATGCCCTGCCGGACAATTGTAATTTTACCACCTGCGGGGTGGGCACGGCAGAATTTCCCTGCATCATGCAGTCTTGCATGCTCGGCGGCCATATGCGGGTGGGGCTTGAGGACAATGTGCGCATGCCTGACGGTGAATTGGCCAAGGGCAACTATGAACTGGTGGAATGTGCGGCCAAGGTGGCAGGTCTTTTAGGACGGCCCGTGGCCACGCCTGACCAGGCCCGTGAGATCATGGGCATTGGTAAATGA
- a CDS encoding acyl-CoA dehydrogenase family protein: protein MAQELADRRDVDFVLFEQLETEKILTHDKFKGINKKALDMAVSEARKLAVKEILPTNVPRDREGVRLENGQVKVPKSFHKAYKLYCDGEWIAFMDDENVGGQGMPSSVWAAVSEYFVSANLAFAMYPGLCHGIGKVIELYGTQDQKEIYLSKLYTGQWGGAMLLTEPQAGSDVGELTTTAEKTDNNTYAISGSKIFITGGDQDLTENIIHLVLARIKGAPAGTKGISLFIVPKIRINADGTPGRPNDVICTGIEEKMGIHGSATCSLCPGPEPCTRTVPGKKPAPGL from the coding sequence ATGGCCCAGGAACTTGCAGACAGACGGGATGTGGACTTTGTTCTTTTTGAACAGCTTGAAACCGAAAAAATACTCACCCATGACAAATTCAAGGGCATCAATAAAAAAGCCCTGGACATGGCCGTTTCAGAGGCAAGAAAACTGGCTGTCAAAGAGATCCTGCCCACCAATGTGCCCAGAGACCGGGAAGGGGTCAGGCTTGAAAACGGGCAGGTCAAAGTGCCCAAGTCCTTTCACAAGGCCTATAAACTCTATTGCGATGGGGAGTGGATCGCCTTTATGGACGATGAAAACGTAGGGGGACAGGGGATGCCTTCCAGCGTATGGGCTGCGGTCAGTGAATACTTTGTCTCGGCCAACCTGGCCTTTGCCATGTATCCCGGTCTTTGCCACGGCATCGGCAAGGTGATTGAACTCTACGGCACCCAGGACCAGAAAGAGATCTACCTTTCAAAACTCTACACCGGCCAATGGGGCGGGGCCATGCTCCTGACCGAACCCCAGGCCGGGTCCGACGTGGGAGAGCTGACCACCACGGCTGAAAAAACAGACAACAACACCTATGCCATCTCAGGATCCAAGATATTTATCACCGGCGGGGACCAGGACCTTACGGAAAATATCATCCACCTGGTTCTGGCCCGGATCAAGGGCGCCCCTGCCGGCACCAAAGGGATTTCTTTGTTTATCGTGCCCAAGATCAGGATCAATGCCGATGGAACGCCGGGCAGACCCAATGACGTAATCTGCACCGGGATCGAGGAAAAAATGGGGATCCACGGCTCTGCCACCTGCAGCCTATGTCCAGGCCCTGAACCATGCACGAGAACGGTGCCAGGGAAAAAACCTGCTCCAGGTCTTTGA
- a CDS encoding acyl-CoA dehydrogenase produces MRPAPIIQHPDVRRMLIWMKAYVEGMRSLIYYTAMGLDKSELSKTQETRDKNKGMVEILTLILKCYCSEKSFEVCTQALQVFGGYGFTTDYPMEPFLRDAKITSIYEGTSGIQAMDLLGRKLGMKKGQYFTDLLGEINQTVESSGKIKPIAPLADALDRAASRAEETAVHLGTLAMGDLLIGWMMLQRAEKAAVQLEKILDGLDEKQKQNKISTHKKAAFYQGQISTAEFFIHGELSVTLGKFDAICATCDAAVTIPEMAFGA; encoded by the coding sequence ATGCGCCCGGCCCCGATTATCCAGCACCCGGATGTCCGCCGGATGCTCATCTGGATGAAAGCCTATGTAGAGGGCATGCGCAGCCTGATCTATTATACGGCCATGGGCCTGGACAAATCAGAACTCAGCAAAACCCAAGAGACCAGGGACAAAAACAAGGGGATGGTTGAAATACTCACCCTCATTCTTAAATGCTATTGCTCTGAAAAAAGCTTTGAGGTCTGCACCCAGGCCCTCCAGGTCTTCGGGGGGTACGGATTTACCACAGATTATCCCATGGAACCGTTTTTACGGGATGCCAAGATCACCTCGATCTATGAAGGCACCTCAGGCATCCAGGCCATGGATCTTCTGGGCCGGAAACTGGGCATGAAAAAAGGACAATACTTCACAGACCTTTTGGGCGAGATCAATCAGACCGTTGAATCATCCGGAAAAATCAAGCCCATCGCCCCCCTGGCCGATGCCCTTGACCGGGCCGCAAGCCGGGCAGAGGAAACAGCCGTTCACCTGGGCACCCTGGCCATGGGGGATCTGCTGATCGGATGGATGATGCTCCAGCGGGCTGAAAAAGCCGCTGTCCAGCTGGAAAAAATCCTGGACGGCCTGGATGAAAAACAAAAACAAAACAAAATTTCTACCCATAAAAAGGCGGCCTTTTACCAGGGCCAGATCTCCACGGCCGAATTTTTCATCCACGGGGAACTTTCCGTAACCCTGGGCAAATTTGACGCCATCTGCGCAACCTGCGATGCCGCCGTAACAATCCCTGAAATGGCATTCGGCGCCTGA